The proteins below are encoded in one region of Agelaius phoeniceus isolate bAgePho1 chromosome 35, bAgePho1.hap1, whole genome shotgun sequence:
- the NCKAP1L gene encoding nck-associated protein 1-like yields the protein MSLPSVYGDKLAEKLTLLNERGRGVLVRVYNLKKTCSDPRTRPPFLGDKAMEASAKFILKKFPHLDVRSSTQHLGPVHKDRGDIVRALAPFYQTFLDVLEFRDHVYELLNTIDASQCFFDIHINYDFTKGYLDLVVTYVSLVLLLARAEERRLLLGLYQCAHEMSHGASEPSFPRLAQMVLEYEHPLKKLPEEFGPHTKAVSCALLSLRAPFARRCRDAELWRQEQLLSLLGPAGDMLSPVTCDSMACEYLSLEVMERWIILGFLVCPGALGTPPCQELWRQALRGSLFVTLVRDEAIAVHKVTEELLGGLKGYGKRVADVRECREHAAAHSPALHRGRRSFLRGAVRELAALLEDQPGLLGPKALLVFVALSLCRDEVSWLSRHAEHVTKSKNPEDFSDSRIAELLFLLEQLRALVRRHLRLLRRYHRQYLARFDALVLSDVIQNLSVCPEEESVILSSFVSSLAALSAKEVDDQEQFDFTALRLDWFRLQAYTSVAKAALPLSSNGDVGRAMSLVVFHTRLLDRPEELLDETSDLSHLCFHARPLERMFALTLDEPSMLRFAIAFPLLCAHFSRCQHPMCPEEYPQLEAAALGLCHKFLEELARVGSGCVLDACAEQHNLSQQLLPKHCAATISRARVKKTPKQPPRKGEPQRDKPGTESQRRDRTLTTNMDKLHLTLAELSLSLNHVPSFTVFGHTVTPAEYLSSHLETRLTKAIVAMAGYSQATQELARPSEVLAGLGAYMGLVQRLGHLVALDTARLLRAVLLQQSHPRDGSGQPTLTAIYTDWYLEALLRQASTGAVLLSPALQAFTTVPREEQPPFSAAEFSDVSEMRALAELIGPYGMRFLSENLMWHVGSQVTELKKLVVENMDTLVQLRCCRAEQRPALLPRLSSAENVLKRMTIIGEILSFRAMAQQGLREVFSQHCPFLMGPIECLADVVTPDTDIQVTLSIFELASAAGVPCEVDPALVTALAGHRTEGCSPEEDYKVSCLLLVFVAVSLPLLAADPASLYNPELDGHNNNVHCLAKAIVQLSAALFTVHSKNIETHLKEFLLLASSSLLQLAQEPDKARLRNQDSIVLLLHLIVAESSFLTLDMLESCFPYVLLRNAFRQVCREPPGRAPPH from the exons ATGTCCCTGCCCTCGGTGTACGGGGACAAACTGGCCGAGAAGCTGACGCTGCTCAacgagcggggccggggggtcCTCGTGAGGGTCTACAACCTCAAAAAG ACGTGCTCGGACCCGCGCACGCGGCCGCCCTTCCTCGGGGACAAGGCCATGGAGGCCTCGGCCAAGTTCATCCTGAAGAAATTCCCGCACCTGGACGTGCGCAGCAGCACC cagcacctgggccCGGTGCACAAGGACAGAGGGGACATCGTGCGGGCGCTGGCTCCGTTCTACCAAACCTTCCTGGACGTGCTGGAGTTCCGG gaCCACGTGTACGAGCTGCTCAACACCATCGACGCCAGCCAGTGCTTCTTCGACATC CACATCAACTACGACTTCACCAAGGGCTACCTGGACCTGGTTGTCACCTACGTGtcgctggtgctgctgctggcgcgCGCCGAGGAGCGGCgcctgctgctggggctctACCAGTGCGCGCACGAGATGAGCCACGGCGCCAG CGAGCCCAGCTTCCCCCGCCTGGCGCAGATGGTGCTGGAGTACGAGCACCCCCTGAAGAAGCTGCCCGAGGAGTTTGGGCCCCACACCAAG gccgtGAGCTGCGCGCTGCTGTCCCTGCGGGCCCCGTTCGCGCGGCGCTGCCGGGACGCGGAGCTGTGgcggcaggagcagctgctgtccctgctgggacccGCGGGGGACATGCTGAGCCCGGTCACCTGTGACAGC atGGCCTGTGAGTACCTGTCCCTGGAGGTGATGGAGCGCTGGATCATCC tggGGTTCCTGGTGTGCCCGGGTGCCCTGGGCACCCCCCCGTGCCAGGAGCTGTGGCGCCAGGCCCTGCGCGGGTCCCTCTTTGTCACCCTGGTGCGCGACGAGGCCATCGCGGTGCACAAGGTCAccgaggagctgctgggggggcTCAAGGG GTACGGGAAGCGCGTGGCCGATGTCCGGGAGTGCCGGGAGCACGCGGCGGCGCACAG CCCGGCGCTGCACCGGGGCCGGCGCTCGTTCCTGCGCGGGGCCGTGCGGGAGCTGGCGGCGCTGCTGGAGGATCAGCCCGGGCTGCTGGGAcccaag gccctgctggtGTTCGTGGCGCTGTCGCTGTGTCGCGACGAGGTGAGCTGGCTGTCGCGACATGCCGAGCACGTGACCAAGAGCAAGAACCCCGAGGACTTCAgcgacag CCGCATCGcggagctgctgttcctgctggagcagctgcggGCTCTGGTGCGGCGGCACCTGCGGCTCCTGCGCCGCTACCACCGGCAGTACCTGGCCCGCTTCGACGCCCTCGTGCTCAGCGACGTCATCCAG AACCTCTCGGTGTGCCCCGAGGAGGAGTCCGTGATCCTCTCGTCCTTCGTCAGCTCCCTCGCGGCTCTCTCGGCCAAGGAAG tcGATGACCAGGAGCAGTTCGACTTCACTGCGCTGCGCCTGGACTGGTTCCGGCTCCAG gcctaCACCAGTGTGGCCAAGGCGGCGCTGCCATTGAGCTCCAATGGGGACGTTGGCCGTGCCATGAGCCTGGTGGTGTTCCACACGCGCCTGCTGGACCGGCCCGAGGAGCTGCTGGACGAGACCTCCGACCTGTCCCACCTCTG TTTCCACGCCCGGCCCCTGGAGCGGATGTTCGCGCTGACGCTGGACGAGCCGTCCATGCTGCGCTTCGCCATCGCCTTCCCCCTGCTCTGCGCCCACTTCTCGCGCTGCCAGCACCCCATGTGCCCCGAGGAG taCCCCCagctggaggcggcggcgctggggctgtgccacaagttcctggaggagctggcgCGGGTGGGCAGCGGCTGCGTCCTGGACGCCTGCGCCGAGCAGCACAACCTCAGCCAGCAG CTCCTCCCCAAGCACTGTGCAGCCACCATCAGCAGAGCCCGCGTCAAGAAAACCCCGAAGCAGCCGCCCCGCAAGGGGGAGCCCCAAAGGGACAAACCGGGGACAGAGAGCCAGCGGCGGGACCGGACCCTGACCACCAA CATGGACAAGCTGCACCTGACCCTGGccgagctgtccctgagcctcAACCACGTCCCCAGCTTCACCGTCTTTGGGCACACGGTGACACCGGCCGAGTACCTGAGCAGCCACCTGGAGACGCGCCTGACCAA GGCCATCGTGGCCATGGCCGGGTACAGCCAGGCCACGCAGGAGCTGGCGCGGCCCTCGGAGGTGCTGGCGGGGCTGGGGGCCTACATGGGGCTGGTGCAGCGCCTGGGACACCTGGTGGCCCTGGACACGGCGCGGCTGCTGCGGgcggtgctgctgcagcagagccacccccGCGACGGCAGCGGGCAGCCCACGCTGACCGCCATCTACACCGACTG GTACCTGGAGGCGCTGCTGCGCCAGGCCAGCACCGGGGCCGTGCTCCTGTCCCCGGCCCTCCAGGCCTTCACCACGGTGCCCCGCGAGGAGCAGCCCCCGTTCAGCGCCGCCGAGTTCTCCGACGTCTcag AGATGAGGGCGCTGGCCGAGCTCATCGGGCCCTACGGGATGAGGTTCCTGAGCGAGAACCTGATGTGGCACGTGGGGTCCCAGGTGACAGAGCTGAAG AAGCTGGTGGTGGAGAACATGGACACGCTGGTGCAGCTGCGCTGCTGCAGGGCCGAGCAGAGGCCGGCGCTGCTGCCCCGCCTGAGCT CGGCCGAGAACGTCCTGAAGCGCATGACCATCATCGGGGAGATCCTGAGCTTCCGCGCCATGGCCCAGCAGGGCCTGCGGGAG GTgttctcccagcactgccccttcCTGATGGGCCCCATCGAGTGCCTGGCGGACGTGGTGACCCCCGACACCGACAtccag gtcaCCCTGAGCATCTTCGAGCTGGCCTCGGCCGCGGGGGTCCCGTGCGAGGTGGACCCGGCGCTGGTGACGGCCCTGGCCGGACACAGGACAG AGGGCTGTTCCCCCGAGGAGGATTACAAGgtgtcctgcctgctcctggtgTTCGTGgccgtgtccctgcccctgctggccgCTGACCCCGCGTCCCTCTACAACCCCGAGCTGGACG gccaCAACAACAACGTGCACTGCCTGGCCAAGGCCATCGTGCAGCTCTCGGCCGCGCTCTTCACCGTGCACAGCAAGAACATCGAGACGCACCTCAAGGAGTTCCTGCtg ctggcctccagcagcctcctgcagctggcCCAGGAGCCGGACAAGGCGCGGCTGCGGAACCAGGACTCGatcgtgctgctgctgcacctg ATCGTGGCCGAGTCGTCCTTCCTGACGCTGGACATGCTGGAGAGCTGCTTCCCCTACGTGCTGCTGCGCAACGCCTTCCGCCAGGTGTGCCGGGAGCCCCCCGGCCGGGCCCCCCCGCACTga
- the GTSF1 gene encoding gametocyte-specific factor 1 isoform X3 — protein sequence MEPDALVQCPYDRSHQVRVSRLPYHLVRCQQNNPQVSRTLATCPFNARHRVPRALLRAHVTSCPDKLPLELPPEPEDMTKTAHTWQPPPCQEDWDAELSEQELEEPPPFILQVTKGDLPVPCHRTPEVTPPDPAAPPEGLTLRKPRPATAGPRLGTAGPRLGTAGQRLGTSGQRLGTARPRPVTARGVPGVAGPGGAPPAVKYFRK from the exons ATGGAGCCCGACGCGCTCGTGCAGTGCCCGTACGACCGGAGCCACCAGGTGCGCGTGTCCCGCCTGCCCTATCACCTGGTGCGCTGCCAGCAG AACAACCCGCAGGTGTCGCGCACCTTGGCCACGTGTCCCTTCAACGCGCGCCACCGCGTCCCGCGCGCGCTCCTGCGCGCCCACGTCACCTCGTGCCCCGACAAACTGCCACTCGAGCTGCCCCCAG AACCTGAGGACATGACCAAGACAGCGCACACCTGGCAGCCCCCCCCGtgccaggaggactgggacgCAG AGCTGAgcgagcaggagctggaggagccccCCCCGTTCATCCTCCAGGTCACCAAGGGGGACCTGCCCGTCCCCTGCCACAG GACACCCGAAGTGACTCCCCCCGaccccgccgccccgccggagGGGCTGACGCTGAGGAAGCCCCGGCCGGCGACAGCGGGACCGCgtttggggacagcaggaccgCGTTTGGGGACAGCCGGACAGCGTTTGGGGACATCAGGACAGCGTTTGGGGACAGCGCGGCCCCGGCCGGTGACAGCgaggggggtcccgggggtcgcGGGGCCCGGGGGGGCCCCCCCGGCTGTCAAATATTTCCGGAAATAA
- the GTSF1 gene encoding gametocyte-specific factor 1 isoform X4 produces MEPDALVQCPYDRSHQVRVSRLPYHLVRCQQNNPQVSRTLATCPFNARHRVPRALLRAHVTSCPDKLPLELPPGVSQVSQVCPLTAVPCVPAEPEDMTKTAHTWQPPPCQEDWDAGHPK; encoded by the exons ATGGAGCCCGACGCGCTCGTGCAGTGCCCGTACGACCGGAGCCACCAGGTGCGCGTGTCCCGCCTGCCCTATCACCTGGTGCGCTGCCAGCAG AACAACCCGCAGGTGTCGCGCACCTTGGCCACGTGTCCCTTCAACGCGCGCCACCGCGTCCCGCGCGCGCTCCTGCGCGCCCACGTCACCTCGTGCCCCGACAAACTGCCACTCGAGCTGCCCCCAG gtgtgtcccaggtgtcccaggtgtgtcccctcaccgctgtcccctgtgtccccgcAGAACCTGAGGACATGACCAAGACAGCGCACACCTGGCAGCCCCCCCCGtgccaggaggactgggacgCAG GACACCCGAAGTGA
- the GTSF1 gene encoding gametocyte-specific factor 1 isoform X1: protein MEPDALVQCPYDRSHQVRVSRLPYHLVRCQQNNPQVSRTLATCPFNARHRVPRALLRAHVTSCPDKLPLELPPGVSQVSQVCPLTAVPCVPAEPEDMTKTAHTWQPPPCQEDWDAELSEQELEEPPPFILQVTKGDLPVPCHRTPEVTPPDPAAPPEGLTLRKPRPATAGPRLGTAGPRLGTAGQRLGTSGQRLGTARPRPVTARGVPGVAGPGGAPPAVKYFRK from the exons ATGGAGCCCGACGCGCTCGTGCAGTGCCCGTACGACCGGAGCCACCAGGTGCGCGTGTCCCGCCTGCCCTATCACCTGGTGCGCTGCCAGCAG AACAACCCGCAGGTGTCGCGCACCTTGGCCACGTGTCCCTTCAACGCGCGCCACCGCGTCCCGCGCGCGCTCCTGCGCGCCCACGTCACCTCGTGCCCCGACAAACTGCCACTCGAGCTGCCCCCAG gtgtgtcccaggtgtcccaggtgtgtcccctcaccgctgtcccctgtgtccccgcAGAACCTGAGGACATGACCAAGACAGCGCACACCTGGCAGCCCCCCCCGtgccaggaggactgggacgCAG AGCTGAgcgagcaggagctggaggagccccCCCCGTTCATCCTCCAGGTCACCAAGGGGGACCTGCCCGTCCCCTGCCACAG GACACCCGAAGTGACTCCCCCCGaccccgccgccccgccggagGGGCTGACGCTGAGGAAGCCCCGGCCGGCGACAGCGGGACCGCgtttggggacagcaggaccgCGTTTGGGGACAGCCGGACAGCGTTTGGGGACATCAGGACAGCGTTTGGGGACAGCGCGGCCCCGGCCGGTGACAGCgaggggggtcccgggggtcgcGGGGCCCGGGGGGGCCCCCCCGGCTGTCAAATATTTCCGGAAATAA
- the GTSF1 gene encoding gametocyte-specific factor 1 isoform X5, producing the protein MEPDALVQCPYDRSHQVRVSRLPYHLVRCQQNNPQVSRTLATCPFNARHRVPRALLRAHVTSCPDKLPLELPPEPEDMTKTAHTWQPPPCQEDWDAGHPK; encoded by the exons ATGGAGCCCGACGCGCTCGTGCAGTGCCCGTACGACCGGAGCCACCAGGTGCGCGTGTCCCGCCTGCCCTATCACCTGGTGCGCTGCCAGCAG AACAACCCGCAGGTGTCGCGCACCTTGGCCACGTGTCCCTTCAACGCGCGCCACCGCGTCCCGCGCGCGCTCCTGCGCGCCCACGTCACCTCGTGCCCCGACAAACTGCCACTCGAGCTGCCCCCAG AACCTGAGGACATGACCAAGACAGCGCACACCTGGCAGCCCCCCCCGtgccaggaggactgggacgCAG GACACCCGAAGTGA
- the GTSF1 gene encoding gametocyte-specific factor 1 isoform X2: MEPDALVQCPYDRSHQNNPQVSRTLATCPFNARHRVPRALLRAHVTSCPDKLPLELPPGVSQVSQVCPLTAVPCVPAEPEDMTKTAHTWQPPPCQEDWDAELSEQELEEPPPFILQVTKGDLPVPCHRTPEVTPPDPAAPPEGLTLRKPRPATAGPRLGTAGPRLGTAGQRLGTSGQRLGTARPRPVTARGVPGVAGPGGAPPAVKYFRK; this comes from the exons ATGGAGCCCGACGCGCTCGTGCAGTGCCCGTACGACCGGAGCCACCAG AACAACCCGCAGGTGTCGCGCACCTTGGCCACGTGTCCCTTCAACGCGCGCCACCGCGTCCCGCGCGCGCTCCTGCGCGCCCACGTCACCTCGTGCCCCGACAAACTGCCACTCGAGCTGCCCCCAG gtgtgtcccaggtgtcccaggtgtgtcccctcaccgctgtcccctgtgtccccgcAGAACCTGAGGACATGACCAAGACAGCGCACACCTGGCAGCCCCCCCCGtgccaggaggactgggacgCAG AGCTGAgcgagcaggagctggaggagccccCCCCGTTCATCCTCCAGGTCACCAAGGGGGACCTGCCCGTCCCCTGCCACAG GACACCCGAAGTGACTCCCCCCGaccccgccgccccgccggagGGGCTGACGCTGAGGAAGCCCCGGCCGGCGACAGCGGGACCGCgtttggggacagcaggaccgCGTTTGGGGACAGCCGGACAGCGTTTGGGGACATCAGGACAGCGTTTGGGGACAGCGCGGCCCCGGCCGGTGACAGCgaggggggtcccgggggtcgcGGGGCCCGGGGGGGCCCCCCCGGCTGTCAAATATTTCCGGAAATAA
- the ITGA5 gene encoding LOW QUALITY PROTEIN: integrin alpha-5 (The sequence of the model RefSeq protein was modified relative to this genomic sequence to represent the inferred CDS: inserted 1 base in 1 codon; deleted 1 base in 1 codon), whose translation MRRLPGEAPDPGPCAPPLHAPGLPLHAPLARSRHSRPLARPRAHAATRPARGRGCPCVSPRVPPFAPAPGGPHTRAVGRGHRPAPPVSPPCPPGGGGSYCPLMCPQGGASAVSPPPGGLLSPPRVPPPTGVLSPLPCPPGGVPPLRGNGSSPGPVSALPFQEAAPGSGPPLSPAVSPSSLHVPFLPPCPLLPPCPLPPSMSPSSLCVPFLPPCPLPPSVSPSPLRVPFPLSVPFLPPCPPCVPLLRPCPLLPRCPRPCDPLAWPSPVPCVLSCSVTRVPPCPLCLSRSCPHTVSCVPVSPNVPVPAVSPYPSVPESLAFMSCCPKVSQCPCPSCPSVSHVPVSLSLMSLMSQCPSGPSVPVPHVPLSQGPRAFQVSPSLLSHCPQGVPRASFRCPHPCCPHGPGLSRCPWCVPLSPGCPCPLCPRSPRTPRGRRRCRCRCRCPAGLRLLPGESRRGGAAPGPPRALSEGTREREQRRARAAPTAMAPAPAPPRRPRPRRRCRPRMALPVPLPVPLLLPLLLPPVAAFNLEASRPVVFRGAPGSFFGFALDFYLPEPRSVSILVGAPKANTSQPNVTQGGAVFHCPWPPEGSGCAPIDFDHIGTRTHDFGGNSSDGAEPVEFKSLQWFGATVRAHNGSILACAPLYSWSPPKEEGGAREPVGSCFLSLGNFSKFVEYAPCRSDLNSAAGQGYCQGGFSAEFTQTGRVLLGGPGSYFWQGQVMSATQEQITAGNFPEYLIQEVPGQLQTRQAEPSHDDSYMGYSVTVGEFSGDTTQDFVAGVPKGNLTYGYVTILNGTNMKSLYNFSGEQMASYFGYAVAATDVNNDGLTDLLVGAPLFMARSSGGAGGARELGRVYLYLQRGGAPPAAPAALTGTHEFGRFGSAIAALGDLDRDGYNDVAVGAPLGAEGRRGLVFIFRGGGAGLRPRPAQVLRGLGGPRGQPDFFGAALRGATDLDGNGYPDLLVGAFGADAAVVYRGRPIVHASATLAIVPSMFNPEERGCALASGHHVSCINVTFCLNASGRHLPGPIGLALELSVDGAKPGGARRALFLGGGAGGAPPSPTRNLTLEVPNGGTPHCRTLPVFLRNESEFRDKLSPIPVSLSLALDPAVSPPPPGLSPLLSPATRTRLEAKAHIQLDCEDNVCVPDLQLEASADRRAVFLGDRNSLNVTFLARNVGEGGAYEAELHLRPPPGALYSGVLRPHGNFSALSCELGGGNGSSPLVCDLGNPMKAGASIWGGLRFTLPHLSDNSSSVRFELQIRSKNANNSQSAVVPVALAVRAATRVSVLGVSRPDVVTVPEGGWGPDPPRRLQDLGPPVEHVYEVVNEGPGAISQGTLELSCPXGHRGHPLLYVTGHEGLHNCTASHGSDPLGLQEREQGPGPHVLQRRDSGDSPGDSPGDTLGCPEAECFRLSCPSGALERQQRVSLRLSFRLRSPHPGQREPWPLSLRCDAEFPRAAAAVPGAARQLPPPPAAGGDRAVAGAPRGGRGGPVWVVVLAVLLGLLLLGLLCYGLYKLGFFKRSGPYGTAMEKAQLKPQAASEA comes from the exons ATGCGGCGGCTGCCGGGCGAGGCCCCCGACCCCGGCCCCTGCGCGCCCCCTCTGCACGCCCCCGGCCTCCCCTTGCACGCCCCCCTTGCACGCTCCCGTCACTCCCGTCCCCTTGCACGCCCCCGTGCACACGCGGCCACGCGCCCCGCACGGGGCCGGGGGTGTCCCTgcgtgtccccccgtgtcccccccttTGCACCAGCACCGGGGGGGCCGCACACGCGTGcggtggggagggggcaccgccccgcccctcccgtgtcccccccTTGTCCCCCCGGGGGGGGGGGTTCCTACTGTCCCCTCATGTGTCCCCAAGGCGGTGCCAGCGCCGTGTCCCCCCCCCCGGGGGGGCTCCTGTCtcctccccgtgtccccccccccACGGGCGTTCTCTCCCccctcccgtgtccccccggggGGGTCCCGCCCCTCCGTGGGAACGGCTCCAGCCCCGGCCCCGTTTCCGCTCTTCCCTTCCAGGAAGCGGCGCCGGGATCCGGCCCCCCCCTGTCCCCCGCGGtgtccccttcctccctccatgtccccttcctccctccatgtccccttctccctccgtgtccccttcctccctccatgtccccttcctccctctgtgtccccttcctccctccatgtccccttcctccctctgtatccccttctcccctccgtgtccccttccctctcagtgtccccttcctccctccgtgtcccccctgtgtccccctcctCCGGCCATGTCCCCTCCTCCCTCGGTGTCCCCGGCCCTGCGACCCCCTGGCCTGGCCCtctcctgtcccctgtgtcctgtcctgcagtgtcacccgtgtccccccatgtcccctgtgccTGTCCCGCTCGTGTCCCCACACGGTGTCCTGTGTgccagtgtccccaaatgtcccagTACCCGCAGTGTCCCCATACCCCAGTGTCCCTGAGTCCCTGGCCTTCATGTCCTGCTGTCCCAaggtgtcccagtgtccctgtccctcatgTCCCAGTGTCTCTcatgtcccagtgtccctgtccctcatgTCCCTcatgtcccagtgtccctcaggtcccagtgtccctgtccctcacgTCCCGCTGTCCCAGGGTCCCCGTGCCTTTCAGGTGTCCCCGTCCCTGCTGTCCCATTGCCCCCAGGGTGTCCCTCGGGCGTCCTTcaggtgtccccatccctgctgtccccatggccccGGGCTGTCCCGGTGTCCTTGGTGTGTCCCGCTGTCCccgggctgtccctgtcccctctgtccccgcTCCCCCCGGACtccccggggccgccgccggtgccggtgccggtgccggtgcccggCGGGGCTCAGGCTCCTCCCCGGTGAGTcacggcggggcggggcggccccgggcccCCCCCGGGCACTTTCCGAGGGGACTCGGGAGCGGGAGCAGCGCCGAGCCCGGGCAGCCCCGACCGCCatggccccggccccggcccccccgcgccgcccccggccccggcgccgctgccggccccggatggcgctgccggtgccgctgccggtgccgctgctgctgccgctgctgctgccgccggtCGCCGCCTTCAACCTGGAGGCGTCGCGGCCCGTGGTGTTCCGCGGGGCCCCCGGCTCCTTCTTCGGCTTCGCGCTGGACTTTTACCTGCCCGAGCCCCGCAG tgtcagCATCCTGGTGGGGGCCCCCAAGGCCAACACGAGCCAGCCCAACGTCACCCAGGGGGGGGCCGTGTTCCACTGCCCCTGGCCCCCCGAGGGCAGCGGCTGCGCCCCCATCGACTTCGACCACATCG GGACCCGCACCCACGACTTTGGGGGCAACAGCAGCGACGGCGCCGAGCCCGTGGAGTTCAAATCCCTGCAGTGGTTCGGGGCCACCGTGAGGGCCCACAACGGCTCCATCCTG GCCTGCGCCCCCCTGTACAGCTGGAGCCCCCCCAAGGAGGAGGGGGGGGCGCGGGAGCCCGTGGGCTCCTgcttcctgtccctgggcaaCTTCTCCAAGTTCGTGGAGTACGCGCCCTGCCGCTCAG aCCTGAACTCGGCGGCCGGGCAGGGCTATTGCCAGGGGGGCTTCAGCGCCGAGTTCACGCAG ACCGGGCGGGTGCTCCTGGGCGGGCCCGGCAGCTACTTCTGGCAAG ggcaggtgaTGTCGGCCACCCAGGAGCAGATCACGGCCGGGAACTTCCCCGAGTACCTGATCCAGGAGGTGCCGGGACAGCTCCAGACACGGCAGGCGGAGCCCAGCCACGACGACAGCTACATGg GCTACTCGGTGACAGTCGGGGAGTTCAGCGGTGACACCACGCAAG ACTTCGTGGCCGGTGTCCCCAAGGGCAACCTCACCTACGGCTAC gTCACCATCCTCAATGGCACCAACATGAAGTCCCTGTACAACTTCTCGGGGGAGCAG ATGGCCTCGTACTTCGGCTACGCCGTGGCCGCCACCGACGTCAACAACGACGG cctCACGGACCTGCTGGTGGGGGCCCCTCTGTTCATGGCGCGCAGCagcggcggcgcg ggggggGCGCGGGAGCTGGGCCGGGTGTACCTGTACCTGCAGCGGGGGGgggccccgcccgccgcccccgccgccctcACCGGCACCCACGAGTTCGGGCGCTTCGGCAGCGCCATCGCCGCGCTGGGAGACCTGGACCGGGACGGATACAACG ACGTGGCCGTGGGGGCCCCGCTGGGGGCCGAGGGGCGCCGGGGGCTCGTGTTCATCTTccggggcgggggcgcgggGCTGCGGCCCCGGCCTGCGCAGGTGCTGCGAGGGCTGGGAGGGCCCCGGGGCCAGCCCGACTTCTTTGGGGCCGCGCTGCGCGGGGCCACCGACCTGGACGGCAACGGGTACCCGG accTCCTGGTTGGCGCCTTCGGGGCGGACGCAGCCGTGGTTTACAG GGGCCGCCCCATTGTCCACGCCAGCGCCACCCTGGCCATCGTCCCCTCCATGTTCAACCCCGAGGAGCGCGGCTGCGCCCTGGCCAGCGGCCACCACGTGTCCTG catCAATGTCACCTTCTGCCTCAACGCCTCCGGACGTCACCTGCCCGGGCCCATcg ggctggcgcTGGAGCTCAGCGTGGACGGGGCCAAGCCGGGGGGGGCGCGGCGGGCGCTGTTCCtgggggggggcgcggggggggcgCCCCCCTCCCCCACGCGGAACCTGACCCTGGAGGTGCCCAACGGGGGGACCCCGCACTGCCGCACGCTGCCCGTGTTCCTCAGG AACGAGTCCGAGTTCCGGGACAAGCTGTCGCCCATCCCGGTGTCGCTGAGCCTGGCCCTGGACCCGGCCGTGTCCCCTCCCCCGCCGGGGCTGTCCCCGCTGCTGTCCCCGGCCACGCGCACGCGCCTGGAGGCCAAG gcccACATCCAGCTGGACTGTGAGGACAACGTCTGTGTGCCCGACCTGCAGCTCGAGGCCAGCGC gGACCGCCGGGCCGTGTTCCTGGGGGACAGGAACAGCCTGAACGTGACGTTCCTGGCGCGGAACGTGGGCGAGGGTGGCGCCTACGAGGCCGAGCTGCACCTGCGGCCCCCCCCGGGCGCGCTCTACTCGGGGGTGCTGCGGCCCCACGGG aaTTTCTCCGCCCTGAGCTGCGAGCTGGGGGGGGGCAACGGCTCCAGCCCCCTGGTCTGCGACCTGGGCAACCCCATGAAGGCGGGGGCCAGc ATCTGGGGGGGGCTGCGCTTCACCCTCCCCCACCTGAGCGACAACAGCAGCAGCGTCCGCTTCGAGCTGCAGATCcgcag CAAGAACGCCAACAACTCCCAGAGCGCCGTGGTGCCGGTGGCGCTGGCGGTGAGGGCAGCAACGAGGGTGTCTGTGCTGGG gGTGTCCCGGCCCGACGTTGTCACCGTCCCCGAGGGGGGGTGGGGACCTGACCCCCCCCGGCGGCTGCAGGACCTGGGGCCACCCGTGGAGCACGTGTACGAG gtggTGAACGAGGGTCCCGGTGCCATCAGCCAGGGCACGCTGGAGCTCAGCTGTC TGGGCCACCGCGGCCACCCCCTGCTCTACGTCACCGGGCACGAGGGGCTGCACAACTGCACGGCCAGCCACGGCAGCGACCCCCTCGGGCTG caggagcgGGAGCAGGGCCCTGGCCCCCACGTGCTGCAGCGccgggacagcggggacagccctggggacagccctggggacaccctg ggctgtcccgAGGCCGAGTGTTTCCGCCTGAGCTGCCCCTCGGGGGCGCTGGAGCGGCAGCAGCGCGTGAGCCTGCGCCTGAGCTTCCGCCTGAGGAGCCCCCACCCGGGACAG cgGGAGCCGTGGCCGCTGTCCCTGCGCTGTGACGCCGAGTTCCCGCGTGCTGCAGCTGCCGTACCGGGTGCTGCCCGACAGCTACCCCCGCCACCGGCTgcag gtggTGACCGCGCTGTCGCGGGCGCGCCCCGAGGCGGGCGGGGGGGTCCGGTGTGGGTGGTGGTCCTGGCcgtgctcctggggctgctcctgctcggCCTCCTCTGCTACGGCCTCTacaag cTGGGATTCTTCAAGCGCTCGGGGCCCTACGGCACCGCCATGGAGAAGGCGCAGCTCAAACCCCAGGCGGCCTCCGAGGCCTGA